From the genome of Candidatus Manganitrophaceae bacterium:
AGATTGAAGGGGAAGATCTTTGAGGGTCTTCAATCCCTCGTCGGTGAGTTCAAGACAGCCATGTAATGAGAGAGTTTGAAGGGGAAGATCTTTAAGCTCTTTCAATCCCTCGTCGGTGATTTGATCACATTCAGTTAAATCGAGGGTTTGAAGGGGAAGATCCTTCAGATATCTCAATCCCTCCCCTATCTGCCAACAT
Proteins encoded in this window:
- a CDS encoding leucine-rich repeat domain-containing protein, with the protein product MRYLKDLPLQTLDLTECDQITDEGLKELKDLPLQTLSLHGCLELTDEGLKTLKDLPLQS